A region of Sparus aurata chromosome 8, fSpaAur1.1, whole genome shotgun sequence DNA encodes the following proteins:
- the LOC115587039 gene encoding cingulin-like protein 1 isoform X3: MESHRLSIVQQHSPRSNQENFFGVRVAVQGIKGQPYVVLNSSGQESHRDISVITHQSGYNPGMVRTSVDERQSPSESQRTAASSVFHYQKHPEILRPYDPESNDLNRVVPPPASSVAQPGHTDLPPNVNKPRIPLPAESLEVDQSEVAQTKTPPSGRHLPGRSPNSVDTDSIVSVGKLISQFNNSQRRGRGGPRNRLDPEQCRRSRSADSGRTSDSSSSSTSSSRASSLKAIRGETPGGIYPPGSARARLLSGEVSLASRREENKPSTLLRGQNGKDTKAPPMSPHAAKLLHRSEKPSISSSDQTDDSDERDMQVTPDLLKGQQEVSVDPPEDTAKQILFTYLKDGTTDDDSTTQRKVSQLLEKVNKDCVVEVALLQEKQAALENEVSELKQQLETEMKNEKTLAKACEKARTEKKKLQEELSRSQEELFKLRDRLKDIEEELQSTKQELNQMKAERARSKTEMKDLQLQLSEMHDELDQAKKAEVINTEKEVLLKDMAQLRVEFQEVLQVKEEQEEVLHRRERELGALKGALKEEVETHDSYMAALKEEYENELEKLLRDLDLAKENNALLGKERVDAEEETGAAKVQLRELSQERDKLREKVQEQSSKVDQLSQAIQECKTTERLLEQRAKQLEREKQQVEEALKDVRRNEEEMCQSNQSLLTRLEDVQSKLTKLNHEHRDLKEKLKEERKQIEELWNAKTELEDERRLQDRTVEQLQRKMNSIMEECEASTDVLQNQVDEARERSQRELDELRRQLQEKGAELEKSRLAAKKLQEELLPLEEDLHRCHREQQEALQRGRQLEQKVEELEERNAGTVGERERQVKLMEGRINQLEEDLNDERGSADRLMERLDKTKTQMDQMRNELMQERAARQDLECDKTSLERQVLTPEAE, translated from the exons ATGGAGTCTCACAGACTGAGCATTGTGCAGCAGCACAGTCCCAGAAGCAACCAGGAGAACTTCTTTGGAGTCAGAGTTGCGGTCCAAGGGATCAAAGGTCAACCCTACGTGGTTCTGAACAGTTCTGGCCAGGAGAGCCACCGGGACATCTCTGTGATCACTCACCAGTCGGGGTACAATCCAGGCATGGTGAGGACGTCTGTGGATGAAAGACAGTCTCCCTCTGAGTCACAGAGGACTGCAGCCTCCTCCGTGTTTCATTATCAGAAACACCCTGAGATTCTGAGACCTTATGACCCTGAGAGTAATGACCTGAACCGAGTCGTTCCTCCACCAGCCTCTTCAGTCGCTCAACCAGGACACACCGACCTTCCTCCTAATGTGAACAAACCCAGGATCCCCCTGCCTGCAGAGAGCCTGGAGGTCGATCAGAGTGAGGTGGCTCAGACTAAGACACCTCCTTCAGGTCGACACCTCCCGGGAAGGTCCCCAAACTCAGTGGATACAGACTCCATCGTATCTGTAGGGAAGCTAATAAGCCAGTTCAACAACAGCCAGCGGAGGGGAAGGGGTGGCCCGAGGAACAGGCTGGATCCGGAGCAGTGTCGGAGGTCACGCAGCGCGGACAGCGGTCGAACTTCAGACTCATCGTCTTCGTCCACTTCCTCCAGCAGAGCCTCGTCTCTGAAGGCCATCAGGGGTGAGACCCCAGGTGGGATATATCCTCCAGGGTCAGCCAGGGCAAGACTCCTCAGCGGAGAGGTCTCTTTGGcaagcaggagggaggagaacaaGCCCAGCACACTGCTTAGAGGACAAAATGGAAAAGACACTAAGGCACCTCCGATGTCTCCACATGCTGCTAAACTGCTCCACAGATCAGAGAAACCCTCCATCTCTAGTAGTGACCAGACTGATGACTCTGATGAAAGAGACATGCAG GTCACCCCTGATCTTCTGAAAGGACAGCAAGAAGTCTCAGTAGATCCACCTGAAGACACAGCAAAACAGATACTGTTTACTTACCTCAAGGACGG GACGACGGATGACGACTCCACCACTCAGAGGAAAGTCAGCCAGCTGCTTGAAAAGGTCAACAAG GACTGTGTGGTTGAGGTGGCGCTTTTGCAGGAGAAACAGGCGGCGCTGGAGAACGAAGTGTCCGAATTGAAGCAACAACTGGAAACCGAGATGAAG AATGAAAAGACTCTGGCCAAAGCTTGTGAGAAGgccagaacagagaagaagaaacttcAGGAAGAGTTGTCCAGAAGTCAGGAGGAGCTCTTTAAACTCAGGGACAGACTCAAAGACATCGAAGAAGAGCTTCAGTCTACCAAACAGGA GCTGAATCAGATGAAGGCAGAGAGAGCGAGATCTAAGACGGAGATGAAAGACCTTCAGCTACAGCTCTCGGAGATGCACGATGAGCTGGACCAAGCCAAGAAGGCCGAGGTGATAAATACAGAGAAAGAGGTCCTTCTGAAG GATATGGCGCAGCTGCGTGTGGAGTTTcaggaggtgctgcaggtgaaggaggagcaggaggaggtgctgcACCGCAGGGAGAGGGAGCTCGGTGCCCTGAAGGGGGCGCTcaaagaggaggtggagacTCACGACAGCTACATGGCGGCCCTGAAGGAGGAGTACGAAAATGAGCTTGAAAAGCTGCTCAGGGACTTAGATCTGGCTAAAGAG AACAATGCTCTGCTGGGCAAAGAGAGGGTCGACGCAGAGGAGGAGACGGGCGCAGCCAAGGTGCAGTTGAGGGAGCTGAGCCAGGAGAGAGATAAGCTGAGAGAGAAGGTGCAGGAGCAGAGCAGCAAGGTGGATCAGCTGAGTCAGGCCATCCAGGAGTGTAAGACCACAGAGAGACTGCTGGAGCAGAGAGCAAAGCAGCTGGAG AGGGAAAAGCAGCAGGTTGAGGAGGCGCTGAAAGACGTGAGGAGGAACGAGGAGGAGATGTGTCAGTCCAACCAGTCGCTGCTCACTCGCCTGGAGGACGTGCAG aGTAAGCTGACCAAGCTAAATCATGAGCACAGGGACCTGAAGGAGAAGCTtaaggaggagagaaaacagatagAGGAGCTGTGGAACGCAAAGACTGAActggaggatgagaggaggctGCAGGACAGGACAGTGGAGCAACTGCAGAGAAAG ATGAATAGCATCATGGAGGAGTGCGAGGCGTCCACAGATGTACTTCAGAACCAGGTCGATGAGGCCAGAGAGAGGAGTCAGAGGGAGTTGGACGAGCTGCGGAGACAGCTGCAGGAAAAGGGAGCAGAGCTGGAGAAATCCCGACTGGCCgccaaaaagctgcaggaaGAG CTGCTTCCTCTGGAGGAGGATCTGCACCGGTGTCACAGGGAGCAGCAGGAGGCCCTGCAGAGGGGCCGGCAGCTGGAGcagaaggtggaggagctggaggagaggaacGCAGGCAcagtgggggagagagagcgacaggTCAAACTCATGGAG